Part of the Bacillaceae bacterium S4-13-56 genome is shown below.
AACGAACATCAAAAAAGTAGTACGTTAATCAGCATATATTTTTAATAATTACAGAACATGAAATTAGAACCTGCTAATTATTAAAGGAGGATCTTCAATTGGCAAAACATAATTTTTACTTAAAATCAGATTGGCCAGGCGGAAGAAACTCTGTCGGTCATATTGATGCAGGGTATTTAAAAACACAAGTTTCAATTCCACAAGAGATGGATGGCCCTGGAGTGGGAACTAATCCAGATGAGATGTTGTTAGGGGCTTCTGCTACTTGTTATATCATTACCTTAGCGGCTATGTTGGAAAGGTCTTCTGTCGATGTAAAAGAGTTAACCCTTGAATCGGAAGCGGTAATTGATGTAACGGATGGCGTATATACTTATGAAAAAATTATTCATCGTCCCAAAATCGTACTAGAACATCCTGAAGATGAAATTAATTGCCGTACGACCCGACGATTGGCAGAAAAGGCCGAGGAA
Proteins encoded:
- a CDS encoding OsmC family protein, with amino-acid sequence MAKHNFYLKSDWPGGRNSVGHIDAGYLKTQVSIPQEMDGPGVGTNPDEMLLGASATCYIITLAAMLERSSVDVKELTLESEAVIDVTDGVYTYEKIIHRPKIVLEHPEDEINCRTTRRLAEKAEESCMISKAIKGNVELEVHVSIH